The following proteins are encoded in a genomic region of Nakaseomyces glabratus chromosome J, complete sequence:
- the NUF2 gene encoding kinetochore-associated Ndc80 complex subunit NUF2 (CAGL0J11572g~Putative spindle pole body protein), whose translation MATPTQDIFPLLDLEELVICLQSCDFAMATEEHIARPTSQYVITLYKQIIENFMGISPEQVLAEQLSSRQNTEGNDESTSVDMFDGPYRETLQMLTLNKICYKFFENVGINDFNIVDLYKPEAYRTRRLLSAVVNYARFREERMFDCNQFIIQMEEMLDELKSKFDDFNYLKAQLTAIEDDDEKTPGELEDLLQKNKVLETNLKKLTILQEKLSIDYNNYKMKKQELLRELEKNSFTLIELESKKERLMNYNDDDQDLQNSLNNSIDRLTEEKKKQIGYVSKLEGNVSNLKVTVDTLEKAIEHIYDILRLLSTDLQESHRAELNIEGIKGPLTEKRTRLKNLLESNVIYKYDVLKEQLNVAETEYQRINEEHYRETLENKKLIQELEGKYNNIIHNKMQEAEVYIENEITEKKIKILQSELNDIQIQFNNEIDNIELHYSTLVGHINNYMKKLITALNNH comes from the coding sequence ATGGCAACTCCTACGCAAGATATATTTCCCCTTCTAGACTTAGAAGAGCTGGTGATATGCTTACAGAGCTGTGATTTTGCAATGGCTACTGAAGAGCACATTGCTAGGCCCACCTCTCAATATGTGATTACTCTATACAAACAGATTATCGAAAACTTTATGGGAATATCTCCAGAGCAAGTCCTAGCAGAACAGCTCTCTTCTCGACAAAATACAGAAGGAAATGACGAGTCCACGTCGGTGGATATGTTTGATGGGCCTTACAGAGAGACTTTACAGATGTTGacattaaataaaatatgttACAAATTCTTTGAGAACGTTGGCATCAATGATTTTAACATCGTGGATCTCTATAAGCCAGAGGCTTATCGAACTAGAAGGCTTTTGAGTGCAGTTGTAAACTATGCAAGATTTAGGGAGGAGAGGATGTTTGATTGTAATCAGTTCATAATACAAATGGAAGAAATGCTAGACGAGTTAAAATCGAAATTTGACGAtttcaattatttgaaaGCACAATTAACAGCAAttgaggatgatgatgagAAAACTCCAGGTGAATTAGAAGATCTactacaaaaaaacaaagtTCTGGAAACTAACCTTAAAAAGCTTACAATACTTCAGGAAAAGCTATCCATTGATTACAATAATTACAAGATGAAAAAGCAGGAACTCCTTCGGGAACTAGAAAAGAATAGTTTCACACTAATAGAATTGGAATCCAAAAAAGAACGCCTTATGAATtataatgatgatgaccAAGATCTACAGAACTCTTTAAATAACTCTATTGACAGATTAAcagaggagaagaagaaacagatTGGGTACGTGTCAAAATTAGAAGGTAATGTATCTAATTTGAAGGTCACTGTTGATACACTTGAGAAAGCCATTGAACATATTTATGATATACTACGTTTACTATCAACGGACTTGCAGGAGTCACACAGGGCAGAATTGAATATAGAAGGAATTAAGGGACCACTTACAGAGAAGAGGACACGCTTAAAGAATCTGCTCGAATCGAatgtaatatataaatatgatGTTTTGAAGGAACAATTAAATGTGGCAGAAACAGAATatcaaagaataaatgAGGAACATTATAGGGAAACtttggaaaataaaaagctAATACAGGAGTTGGAAGGAAAGTATAATAACATTATCCACAATAAAATGCAAGAGGCGGAAGTATATATAGAGAATGAAAttacagaaaaaaagataaagataCTTCAAAGCGAACTAAATGACATCCAAATACAatttaataatgaaattgataatataGAATTACATTATTCCACTTTGGTTGGCCATATAAACAATTATATGAAGAAACTAATAACTGCATTGAATAATCACTGA
- a CDS encoding uncharacterized protein (CAGL0J11550g~Ortholog(s) have mitochondrion localization), producing the protein MFFPGYFPVKYQNPDIKKAQHFDSKKKSHHHKHHHTDKQSLEVESSEHISKTNHSQEFGYHSAEDYAKILGEGQAAQAYVNESDNMQSNTHHNMQSGSHHDHDVHMGRAGIPGCGTASHLDYPHTGHGQHYDHHKVGMLPNECPGKDLLHMSPNKVGIPGCGTAGGFTGENISARMNSKNVPMNAQDTTDPEFGPQSRNIPGAGRMDTGIVGGSMATAGANTAGGQFDDAKMNSRNVPMGGMDTTDRAFGGQETANEIPGAGRMGNNGNGGMSSNSGYNAGNVEPNVMLNSTHPKLETGSGAEYETTGKDRKISVGSFEDRHDNSHAYETVEGITVGHPVSAMPPQQQYNYIRAESTPRSHQHHHGEHKTAEEKKPGFVKKVEQTLHIGSEK; encoded by the coding sequence ATGTTTTTCCCTGGCTATTTCCCTgtgaaatatcaaaaccCAGATATAAAAAAGGCCCAACATTTTGattcaaagaagaaatctcATCATCACAAACATCATCATACCGATAAACAATCATTGGAAGTTGAATCGAGTGAACATATTTCCAAGACGAATCATTCACAAGAGTTTGGTTACCACAGCGCTGAAGATTACGCAAAAATATTAGGTGAAGGTCAGGCAGCACAAGCATACGTTAACGAATCAGACAACATGCAATCTAACACACATCACAACATGCAATCAGGATCCCATCACGACCATGATGTCCATATGGGTAGGGCTGGTATTCCTGGTTGCGGAACAGCTTCTCACTTAGACTACCCACACACAGGCCATGGTCAACACTATGACCACCACAAGGTGGGTATGCTTCCTAATGAATGCCCAGGGAAGGATCTATTGCATATGTCTCCTAACAAAGTAGGTATTCCTGGTTGCGGAACAGCAGGCGGGTTTACCGGAGAAAATATTAGTGCAAGAATGAACTCGAAGAATGTTCCTATGAATGCACAAGACACTACAGATCCTGAATTTGGTCCTCAGAGCAGAAACATCCCAGGTGCAGGACGTATGGATACCGGTATTGTTGGAGGATCTATGGCAACTGCAGGTGCTAATACTGCTGGGGGTCAATTTGATGACGCTAAGATGAATTCCAGAAATGTCCCTATGGGCGGCATGGATACCACTGACAGAGCATTTGGTGGTCAAGAAACTGCCAATGAGATTCCAGGCGCTGGTCGCATGGGTAACAATGGCAATGGTGGTATGTCGTCCAACTCTGGCTATAATGCTGGTAATGTAGAGCCTAATGTTATGTTGAATTCTACTCATCCAAAATTGGAAACAGGTTCCGGTGCCGAATATGAAACTACAGGTAAAGatagaaaaatttctgTAGGATCCTTCGAAGATAGGCATGACAACTCTCATGCTTATGAAACGGTAGAGGGTATCACTGTTGGTCATCCAGTGAGTGCTATGCCTCCACAGCAGCAATATAATTATATTAGGGCTGAATCCACACCCAGAtctcatcaacatcatcaTGGGGAACATAAGACTgctgaagaaaagaaacctGGTTTTGTCAAAAAGGTAGAACAGACTTTACATATCGGAAGTGAAAAATGA
- a CDS encoding uncharacterized protein (CAGL0J11528g~Ortholog of S. cerevisiae : YNL193W, C. albicans SC5314 : C6_01950C_A, C. dubliniensis CD36 : Cd36_62070, C. parapsilosis CDC317 : CPAR2_602140 and Candida tenuis NRRL Y-1498 : CANTEDRAFT_133313) — protein MSSAGRRRIPKKKQSKEPVLVTQEDFYLEATNLEEQAERWILSDIKKTLRFYIQASELYTKALHCTNEASQANRYNILYNQVRLYLVVYTEYVAANGYINILNYINNLEELVGLDQIIFTLPEITQKFESVLQECTSDNSVWDLKFNLLTCYLLLIEGINGVNPGIGWELDGAQVLTLFQEKFYPCFRELVDDIITSLKEWSEIQQSTDAELNNGLDEKGFQNDTLQDQQASNDGTGVKHMQDSDQQETSLMEVSDQITPDTLIETYTIAYKLIEAITALIVESKYNGKNALFNDSQIFFFVDALKRFQAQLEEPLLDGQDQQIVDSLDINLSKFSIYGQFMLLEGNTQKESLTKYLEEFELPFGQYNDQEIDIKILSVKADLIETILSTLDDGQQITPANVEEQWFFSSMLSKIYQTISKQLNERRGDVISGKIRGLSDQLSNIVFRQCDIIINASDNDLLRAFLMSIRNPSETRTIEILQKNARTFLTNAMKIAERPCGLEECIVDKLKRNYIFNQAKNRLAILNNELARDQLHQSPDMLAQISDHPYYMRLLSL, from the coding sequence atgtcAAGTgcaggaagaagaagaatcccaaagaagaagcagagCAAAGAGCCCGTTTTGGTAACACAGGAGGATTTCTACTTGGAAGCTACAAACCTGGAAGAACAGGCAGAAAGATGGATATTATCAGACATCAAGAAAACGTTAAGATTCTATATACAGGCTTCAGAACTGTATACTAAAGCCTTGCACTGCACCAATGAGGCATCTCAAGCGAATCGATACAACATATTGTACAACCAGGTTAGATTGTATCTGGTGGTCTATACAGAATATGTTGCAGCTAATGGATACATTAACATCCTGAACTACATTAACAATCTCGAAGAATTGGTTGGGCTGGATCAGATCATATTTACCCTTCCTGAAATAACACAGAAGTTTGAGTCAGTGTTACAGGAATGTACAAGCGATAATAGCGTTTGGGATCTAAAGTTTAACCTATTAACATGTTATCTGTTACTTATTGAAGGTATAAATGGTGTAAACCCTGGTATAGGTTGGGAACTTGATGGAGCACAGGTATTGACTTTATTCCAAGAAAAATTCTATCCATGTTTTCGTGAGTTAGTGGATGATATTATCACTAGTTTAAAAGAGTGGTCAGAGATTCAACAGAGTACTGATGCTGAATTGAACAATGGTCTAGACGAGAAAGGTTTTCAAAATGATACCTTGCAGGACCAACAAGCTTCAAATGATGGCACCGGGGTAAAGCATATGCAAGACAGTGATCAACAAGAGACTAGTTTAATGGAAGTGTCTGACCAGATTACACCTGATACACTTATTGAAACCTATACTATAGCATACAAATTGATTGAAGCAATCACTGCATTAATTGTGGAGAGCAAGTACAATGGAAAGAATGCTCTTTTCAATGACTCccaaatatttttctttgtggATGCACTCAAGAGATTTCAAGCACAACTGGAAGAGCCTCTACTGGATGGTCAAGACCAGCAAATTGTTGATTCTCTCGATATTAACTTGAGCAAGTTTTCCATATACGGTCAGTTTATGTTGCTGGAAGGCAACACCCAGAAAGAGTCGCTGACGAAATATCTGGAAGAATTTGAATTACCGTTTGGTCAATACAATGATCAAGAGATTGATATAAAAATACTTTCTGTGAAGGCAGACTTAATTGAGACTATATTATCTACTCTTGATGATGGCCAACAAATTACACCAGCCAATGTTGAAGAACAATGGTTTTTCTCATCGATGTTGAGTAAGATATACCAGACTATCAGCAAACAACTAAATGAAAGAAGAGGTGATGTAATTTCTGGCAAAATAAGAGGGCTCAGCGACCAATTGAGCAATATAGTGTTCCGTCAATGCGATATTATCATCAATGCCTCAGATAACGATCTTCTGCGCGCATTCCTAATGAGTATTCGTAATCCTTCAGAGACAAGAACCATTGAGATATTACAGAAGAACGCTAGGACTTTCCTGACTAATGCCATGAAGATTGCTGAGAGACCCTGTGGTTTAGAGGAATGCATCGTAGATAAATTGAAGAGGAACTATATATTCAACCAAGCCAAGAATCGCCTGGCAATCCTCAACAATGAATTAGCAAGAGATCAACTACATCAATCGCCAGACATGCTGGCCCAGATAAGTGACCACCCATACTACATGCGCTTGCTCTCACTGTGA